One window from the genome of [Clostridium] celerecrescens 18A encodes:
- a CDS encoding nucleoside hydrolase, which produces MMETSKKVWIDCDPGIDDSFALLLAMKHLSVVGISAVGGNTGLDHTFHNARYVTELAGHGDIPVYAGYDMPMFAKPERAEYVHGSSGLGNIMVPRLKEAQSRKHAVDALIDAFRYQTDMTLVTLGPLTNVAQALLKEPELKHRIPEIISMGGSVTTGNYNACAEFNIVVDPEAAKIVFESGIPIRMVGLNLCRQNSMTIDEVKQLKALPGLVAATAADLLEYSVNQGRQSQLCDACAIAWLIDPAIITCALPMHVDVETKGEFTRGMTVCDYRDYIGMAPKEDIGREVCYPVDGIEKNVLVAMEFDKTRFKKLLIQTIISYEV; this is translated from the coding sequence ATGATGGAAACAAGTAAGAAAGTATGGATTGACTGTGATCCGGGAATTGATGACAGTTTTGCACTGCTGCTGGCAATGAAGCATCTTTCTGTTGTCGGAATCTCGGCAGTTGGGGGAAATACCGGACTTGATCATACATTTCATAATGCCAGATATGTGACGGAGCTGGCGGGACATGGTGATATTCCGGTTTATGCCGGCTACGATATGCCGATGTTTGCAAAACCTGAACGAGCTGAATATGTTCATGGCAGCAGTGGGTTGGGGAATATCATGGTGCCGAGGCTGAAAGAAGCTCAGAGTAGAAAACATGCGGTGGATGCGCTGATTGATGCTTTTCGCTATCAGACAGACATGACGCTGGTAACGCTGGGACCATTGACTAATGTGGCACAGGCGCTTTTAAAGGAGCCGGAGCTAAAACATAGGATTCCGGAAATCATCTCCATGGGGGGCTCGGTTACGACCGGGAATTATAATGCCTGCGCAGAATTTAATATAGTTGTTGACCCGGAAGCAGCAAAGATTGTTTTCGAATCCGGAATTCCGATCCGGATGGTCGGGCTTAATCTGTGCCGTCAGAATTCCATGACAATAGATGAAGTGAAACAGCTTAAGGCGCTGCCGGGGCTGGTAGCGGCAACGGCAGCAGATTTACTGGAATATTCAGTCAATCAGGGACGTCAATCGCAGCTATGTGATGCTTGTGCGATAGCATGGTTGATTGATCCGGCGATTATTACCTGTGCATTGCCAATGCATGTAGATGTGGAGACAAAGGGAGAGTTTACAAGGGGAATGACTGTCTGCGATTACCGTGATTATATAGGCATGGCGCCAAAGGAGGATATTGGCAGAGAAGTCTGCTATCCAGTAGATGGTATTGAAAAGAATGTACTTGTTGCAATGGAATTTGATAAGACACGTTTTAAAAAATTGCTGATCCAAACCATAATAAGCTACGAGGTATAA
- a CDS encoding ABC transporter permease, translating to MFTIEWFANFGFSVLRLSTPLIFVALAAVINRKAGMLNMALEGMMLSAALAGVIFAGFSGNVWIGLLGAIIFGVLSGGVLALSNLSGKTDLYLTCIAFNLVASGGTVFVMYLLTGEKAATSAAIKAYTIPSVVIPIIDTIPFLGQVLSGHNLLTYLAFLSIYFVWFFLYRTRLGLRMRAVGENPQAAASVGINVKKIGYISFLVSGVLCGFAGAFMSMGWVSFFMKNMTNGRGYIGLSAMNIAGSNPIGTAVSAVFFGFSDALATTLKSQGTNFPTEFIEMIPYAATIIALVLINMIRINQRRRIEKGLKREGA from the coding sequence ATGTTTACAATAGAATGGTTTGCAAATTTTGGGTTTTCAGTACTGCGTTTATCAACACCGCTGATTTTCGTTGCATTGGCAGCGGTCATTAACCGGAAAGCCGGAATGCTTAACATGGCACTGGAAGGAATGATGCTTTCGGCAGCACTGGCAGGTGTGATTTTTGCCGGTTTTTCCGGGAATGTTTGGATTGGCTTACTGGGAGCCATTATCTTTGGTGTTCTTTCCGGCGGGGTACTGGCGTTGTCCAATCTCTCCGGTAAAACAGATCTTTACCTGACTTGTATTGCGTTTAACCTGGTTGCCAGCGGCGGCACAGTATTTGTCATGTATTTGTTGACCGGAGAAAAGGCGGCCACTTCGGCAGCAATTAAGGCCTATACGATTCCCTCGGTGGTTATACCGATAATTGATACGATCCCGTTTTTAGGACAGGTACTGTCGGGACATAACCTACTTACTTATCTGGCATTCTTGAGCATCTACTTCGTATGGTTCTTCTTATATCGGACCCGGTTGGGACTCAGGATGCGGGCAGTTGGGGAAAACCCGCAGGCTGCGGCATCGGTGGGTATTAATGTAAAAAAGATTGGTTATATATCATTTCTGGTTTCGGGAGTACTTTGCGGTTTTGCAGGAGCATTCATGTCAATGGGGTGGGTTAGTTTCTTTATGAAGAATATGACAAACGGCAGAGGATATATCGGTTTATCGGCGATGAATATAGCCGGAAGTAATCCGATCGGAACCGCGGTATCAGCAGTTTTCTTTGGCTTTTCCGATGCCTTGGCGACTACTCTAAAAAGTCAGGGAACTAATTTTCCGACGGAGTTTATTGAAATGATTCCCTATGCAGCAACTATAATTGCCCTTGTATTGATTAATATGATTCGGATCAATCAGAGGAGGAGGATAGAAAAAGGACTGAAGAGAGAAGGTGCATAA
- a CDS encoding ABC transporter permease, with amino-acid sequence MSKTRRIETTVELVRILAAIGIAYGIALVTLFAISDDPVYVIRQFVLGPFSSVRRVGSIINLAIPFTFTGLCFCFMYAVNKFNLSGEGIFMFSGCIVSLAAISLGGAGLPTPVMLLILLAVGAAVGFLVSLIPAWLDVKFKANIVVVSLMLNSILAFLSIWVLKYFMRDPSIGSLGSYMIPETAKLPMIFGKFRVQSGFFVALIAVAFVGVLFYKTIFGYKMRVVGSNPNFARASGINMNGTIILAQLVGGIFAGMGGTCEILGNYDRYKWVVSTQHGFDGLMVAVLARRNPILVPVAAILLAYIRIGADVVNSKGDIPIEFITVIQGIVILLVAAEEFMGRYKKKLIYKAAQKDMKMDREKEAKEILVENAAEAGKESVG; translated from the coding sequence ATGAGTAAAACAAGACGAATAGAAACAACAGTCGAATTGGTACGAATCCTTGCTGCTATCGGCATTGCTTATGGAATTGCTCTCGTTACTCTGTTTGCCATCAGTGATGATCCGGTCTATGTTATCAGGCAATTTGTCTTAGGCCCGTTTTCTTCCGTACGGAGAGTCGGAAGCATAATTAATCTGGCCATTCCGTTTACATTTACCGGTTTATGTTTTTGTTTTATGTATGCAGTAAATAAGTTTAATCTCTCCGGTGAAGGCATTTTTATGTTTTCAGGGTGTATTGTGTCTCTGGCTGCTATTTCATTAGGCGGAGCGGGCCTGCCGACACCGGTTATGCTTTTGATCCTGCTGGCAGTTGGTGCGGCAGTCGGGTTCTTGGTTTCCCTGATTCCGGCATGGCTGGATGTTAAGTTTAAGGCCAATATTGTGGTGGTCTCCCTGATGCTTAACAGCATTTTGGCATTTTTATCGATCTGGGTGCTGAAGTATTTCATGCGGGATCCATCAATTGGTTCGCTGGGGTCTTATATGATTCCGGAGACGGCAAAGCTTCCCATGATCTTTGGAAAGTTCCGGGTCCAGTCAGGATTCTTTGTGGCTTTGATTGCTGTGGCTTTCGTTGGAGTTTTGTTTTATAAGACCATTTTTGGATATAAAATGCGGGTTGTGGGAAGTAATCCGAACTTCGCGAGGGCAAGCGGTATCAACATGAATGGGACGATTATTTTGGCTCAGTTAGTTGGCGGTATCTTTGCCGGCATGGGCGGTACGTGTGAGATCCTGGGCAATTATGATCGTTACAAGTGGGTCGTTAGTACCCAGCACGGTTTTGATGGTCTGATGGTTGCTGTTTTGGCGAGAAGGAATCCGATCCTGGTTCCGGTAGCGGCGATTCTGCTGGCATATATCCGGATCGGTGCTGATGTTGTAAACTCCAAAGGTGATATTCCGATTGAGTTCATTACGGTTATCCAGGGAATCGTTATTCTTCTGGTAGCGGCTGAAGAATTCATGGGAAGATATAAGAAAAAACTGATCTATAAAGCGGCTCAGAAAGACATGAAAATGGACCGGGAAAAAGAAGCAAAGGAAATTTTGGTAGAAAATGCAGCAGAAGCCGGAAAGGAGAGCGTGGGGTAA
- a CDS encoding ABC transporter ATP-binding protein, with product MSGEVLRMENITKIYSNGFVANKDITFWLNEGEILALVGENGAGKTTLMKVLFGLENAQSGRVLVQEQEVQIQNTLDAIDKGIGMVHQHFMLVPSLTVAENVALGIEPMKKGTFDYNKAVEMTREVAEKYNFNIDPKMKVMDLSVGQMQKVEIMKVLIRGAKIIILDEPTAVLTPQETDELFEQLILLRKSGHSIIFISHKLEEVKRICSRVTVLRHGFCLGSYELEDMSEADISRLMVGRDVVLRIDKEQPKPGEVVVHIKNLVKINEMGKTVLDGVSLDIRAGEVVGIAGVEGNGQSELSDVLSGLGIFSSGEVSINGASISGKTVHQIRQLGLAFIPEDRMDFGCAGDMSIRDNIISDRYFQPQYRKGPFINRKYIDQIVDQCIKEFDIACDDRNQPVRMLSGGNIQKVVVAREFTSGSNFILANQPTRGIDVGAAEMIRKTIVRKSREEKTASLLISADLNEVLECSDRLLVMRKGKVVAAFKQANLVSEDELGEYMLGIKTMTAKEMEAVL from the coding sequence ATGTCTGGTGAAGTTTTGAGAATGGAGAACATTACTAAGATTTACAGCAATGGATTTGTCGCCAATAAGGACATTACCTTTTGGCTGAATGAAGGAGAGATTCTGGCTCTGGTTGGGGAAAACGGAGCAGGAAAAACGACGTTGATGAAAGTTCTCTTCGGGTTGGAAAATGCCCAGTCCGGACGTGTTCTCGTACAGGAGCAGGAGGTTCAGATTCAAAATACACTGGATGCCATTGATAAAGGCATTGGAATGGTACATCAGCATTTTATGCTGGTACCGTCACTGACTGTAGCGGAGAATGTGGCTTTGGGAATCGAACCGATGAAAAAGGGGACGTTTGATTATAACAAAGCGGTGGAGATGACCAGAGAAGTAGCAGAAAAGTATAATTTTAATATTGATCCCAAGATGAAAGTAATGGACCTTTCGGTTGGTCAGATGCAAAAAGTTGAGATCATGAAAGTATTGATCCGCGGAGCGAAAATTATTATTTTGGATGAACCGACGGCAGTCTTAACGCCCCAGGAGACAGATGAATTGTTTGAACAGCTGATTCTGTTAAGGAAGAGCGGGCATTCGATTATCTTTATCTCGCACAAGCTGGAAGAAGTAAAACGAATCTGCAGCCGTGTTACGGTCCTGCGCCATGGTTTTTGTCTGGGCAGTTATGAACTGGAGGATATGAGTGAAGCAGATATCTCAAGACTGATGGTCGGCCGGGATGTCGTACTTAGGATTGATAAAGAGCAGCCGAAGCCCGGAGAAGTTGTAGTACATATCAAAAATCTGGTCAAGATCAACGAAATGGGCAAGACCGTACTGGATGGAGTCTCTCTTGATATTCGTGCAGGTGAAGTAGTGGGCATTGCCGGTGTAGAAGGAAATGGCCAGAGTGAACTTTCCGATGTGTTATCAGGACTTGGCATCTTCTCCTCCGGTGAAGTATCCATTAACGGAGCCAGTATATCAGGAAAAACCGTTCATCAGATCCGACAGTTGGGGCTGGCATTTATTCCGGAAGACAGAATGGATTTTGGCTGTGCCGGAGATATGTCAATTCGGGATAATATTATTTCGGACCGCTATTTTCAGCCGCAGTACCGGAAGGGCCCGTTTATTAACCGAAAATATATTGACCAGATTGTAGATCAGTGCATTAAAGAATTTGATATTGCCTGTGATGATAGAAACCAGCCGGTACGGATGCTTTCCGGTGGTAATATCCAGAAGGTGGTGGTGGCAAGAGAGTTTACTTCCGGCAGTAATTTTATTCTTGCTAATCAGCCGACCAGGGGAATTGACGTCGGTGCAGCGGAAATGATTCGCAAGACGATTGTCCGTAAATCAAGGGAAGAAAAGACGGCTTCCCTGCTGATCTCAGCCGATTTGAATGAAGTACTGGAGTGCTCTGACAGGCTGCTGGTTATGCGGAAAGGGAAGGTTGTAGCAGCATTTAAGCAGGCGAACCTTGTTTCTGAAGACGAATTAGGAGAATATATGCTGGGTATTAAGACAATGACAGCAAAAGAAATGGAGGCTGTGCTATGA
- a CDS encoding BMP family ABC transporter substrate-binding protein, which produces MKKSVKKVIAVVIAMAMAAGLTACGSGGTTKSSSAVDTGSQETKTESGAPAAKDGEKGRIAYIVGNLGDKSFNDSGEEGMKILRSEGWDCKTVEAGDETKADKWEDAMLDTIDEGYEYIVASSTYRDILIRLAKEYPEIKFVCFDDSMDESEIPENMALIFYAQNEGSYMVGQLAAGMSESKVVAVNVGMDNPVIADFVTGFVNGVQDYDPECKVVKAAVGSWTDPAKMKELCLSQARDKKADVFYQVAGGAGGGLFEACKELNTWAIGVDSDQYQYYKNSENPELADVILTSMLKNVGDSFVSFFHDVEAGKDVWKKVNRLGLSESSVGYVDNDFFKETVPEEVRQKMKEAQSKIVSGEKSVKSYYDFADEAEYQAMLDSVAP; this is translated from the coding sequence ATGAAAAAAAGTGTAAAGAAAGTAATCGCGGTTGTGATAGCCATGGCAATGGCAGCAGGTCTTACAGCCTGTGGTTCAGGAGGAACAACAAAATCATCAAGTGCAGTTGATACCGGAAGCCAGGAAACGAAAACCGAAAGCGGGGCTCCGGCTGCAAAAGACGGCGAAAAAGGGCGGATTGCCTATATTGTAGGAAATCTGGGGGACAAGTCTTTTAACGATTCCGGTGAAGAGGGAATGAAAATTCTGCGTTCGGAAGGCTGGGATTGCAAGACGGTTGAAGCCGGCGATGAGACAAAAGCGGATAAATGGGAAGATGCCATGCTGGATACCATTGACGAAGGCTATGAATATATTGTGGCATCCTCTACGTATCGTGATATTTTAATCCGCTTGGCGAAGGAATATCCGGAGATTAAGTTTGTATGTTTTGATGATTCTATGGATGAATCTGAGATACCGGAAAACATGGCTCTGATTTTCTATGCCCAGAATGAGGGTTCTTACATGGTAGGACAGCTGGCAGCCGGTATGTCTGAATCAAAAGTAGTAGCAGTTAATGTGGGAATGGATAATCCGGTTATTGCTGACTTTGTCACCGGTTTTGTAAATGGTGTTCAGGATTACGATCCGGAATGCAAAGTTGTTAAGGCAGCAGTTGGTTCCTGGACGGATCCGGCCAAGATGAAAGAGCTTTGTCTCTCTCAGGCAAGAGATAAAAAAGCCGATGTATTCTATCAGGTGGCCGGAGGAGCCGGTGGTGGTTTGTTTGAAGCCTGTAAAGAACTGAACACCTGGGCAATTGGTGTGGATTCTGATCAGTATCAGTATTATAAAAATTCTGAGAATCCGGAACTTGCCGATGTGATTTTAACCTCCATGCTGAAAAATGTCGGTGATTCATTTGTATCATTTTTCCATGATGTTGAGGCTGGAAAAGATGTATGGAAGAAAGTAAACCGTCTGGGTCTGTCAGAAAGTTCCGTTGGATATGTTGATAATGATTTCTTCAAAGAAACCGTTCCGGAAGAAGTGCGTCAGAAGATGAAAGAGGCACAGTCCAAGATCGTCAGTGGCGAAAAGTCAGTGAAATCTTACTATGATTTTGCGGATGAGGCCGAGTATCAGGCAATGCTTGACAGTGTAGCACCTTAA
- a CDS encoding MATE family efflux transporter yields the protein MSLVKRINFPVIREAQFYSRILMLGVPIILQQFLRVSVDTADSIMLGRIDQVQMSAVSQAQQIFFIFYTLCNGFSAGCCVLVAQYWGRQGKEEIRILFATGIRAVAVFGTVISLLVLTFPQIFMRIYSSDPTIIELGTSYLRIAAFMYLPCGMSTMMFACCRGIEQVKISFIANVISYPINILLDYCLIFGKFGFPGMGIQGAALGAVIARLVEFTILVVFVFKKEKRIQMKVRDLLKSDKRLSRNFYLIGIPIVVHEFIWSTGTTAGSAITGQMSISVVGGYNIANTFYQLVACVMNGILQASSVVIGKAIGSGMKKTEIKKQAYSVLALGFVGGTILGMIMILFGIPFTKLYRLTDETRAYAIQFMAILALIWPFSGVEMTGIIATLRAGGDGKTGLVTDIFTMWLITIPLASLGAFVFDWPAAAVIGIIKFNIVLEALVGVWRIRSMKWIRNLTSC from the coding sequence ATGAGTTTAGTAAAAAGAATAAACTTTCCAGTTATTAGGGAGGCTCAGTTTTATTCCAGGATCCTAATGTTAGGGGTACCCATCATTCTGCAACAATTTCTGCGGGTTAGTGTCGATACGGCAGACAGCATTATGCTGGGACGAATTGACCAGGTACAAATGTCAGCAGTTTCCCAGGCACAGCAGATATTTTTTATTTTTTATACTTTATGCAATGGCTTTTCAGCCGGATGCTGCGTACTGGTTGCTCAATATTGGGGGCGCCAGGGCAAGGAAGAGATAAGAATACTATTTGCGACAGGTATCCGGGCAGTTGCTGTTTTCGGAACAGTGATTTCACTTCTGGTACTGACATTTCCACAGATATTTATGCGGATTTACAGCAGTGACCCTACTATCATCGAATTGGGGACTTCTTACCTGCGGATCGCGGCTTTCATGTATCTTCCGTGTGGCATGAGCACTATGATGTTTGCCTGTTGCCGGGGAATTGAACAGGTTAAGATATCATTTATTGCCAATGTGATTTCATATCCGATAAATATTTTGCTGGATTATTGTCTGATTTTTGGTAAGTTCGGATTTCCTGGTATGGGGATTCAGGGGGCGGCCCTGGGCGCCGTGATTGCCAGATTGGTGGAATTTACTATCCTGGTAGTATTTGTCTTTAAGAAGGAAAAAAGAATTCAGATGAAAGTAAGAGATTTGCTGAAATCGGACAAACGGTTAAGCAGGAATTTTTACTTGATTGGTATTCCGATTGTTGTCCATGAGTTCATCTGGTCAACGGGAACGACAGCAGGAAGTGCTATCACCGGTCAGATGAGCATCAGTGTAGTCGGCGGATATAATATTGCAAACACATTCTACCAATTGGTTGCCTGCGTCATGAATGGAATTCTGCAAGCCAGCAGTGTTGTGATTGGTAAAGCGATCGGATCGGGTATGAAAAAGACGGAGATTAAAAAGCAGGCTTACAGTGTTCTGGCTCTTGGCTTTGTCGGAGGGACGATACTGGGTATGATAATGATTCTGTTTGGGATACCGTTTACAAAGCTTTACCGGCTGACCGATGAGACCCGGGCTTATGCCATACAATTTATGGCGATTCTGGCACTGATCTGGCCGTTTTCTGGTGTGGAGATGACCGGAATCATTGCCACTCTGCGGGCCGGGGGAGACGGGAAGACTGGGCTGGTTACGGATATCTTTACGATGTGGCTGATTACCATACCCCTGGCATCATTAGGCGCTTTTGTCTTCGACTGGCCGGCGGCAGCGGTGATTGGAATCATTAAATTTAATATTGTATTAGAAGCACTGGTGGGAGTTTGGCGGATTCGATCCATGAAATGGATTCGCAACCTGACGTCGTGCTGA
- a CDS encoding nucleoside hydrolase, with protein MAKRTFIIDCDTGTDDAIAIIAALYSQEIELAAITSVNGNVSHQYTSQNNLNLMEYLGADIMVARGAEKPLFLRAPYYGDTHGRTGLGDIVLPTAVDSDFAKENAIEVIRRYADERNGELELLVIGPMTNIAIALSLYPDIAEKIKHIWFMGGAVKGGNVSTASEFNIWVDPVAARLVLASGIPCTMVGLDVTELAIMNHQDAEVLRSMGTRAALLTADILDYMFRRHEKGGEAAVMHDALALAAALCPQCLICNDYFVDVECMDSYTVGHTAVDLRNKLGRKPNVKVAMDIHVDLFKEWLIGCIGNSREL; from the coding sequence ATGGCAAAGAGAACATTTATTATTGACTGTGATACGGGAACTGATGATGCAATTGCGATTATAGCTGCTTTATACAGCCAGGAGATTGAACTGGCGGCTATTACTTCGGTAAATGGTAATGTATCGCACCAGTACACCTCACAGAATAATCTGAACCTGATGGAGTATCTTGGCGCTGATATTATGGTTGCCCGGGGAGCTGAGAAGCCCCTGTTTCTAAGAGCGCCGTACTATGGTGACACTCACGGCCGGACAGGGCTTGGCGATATTGTACTGCCAACTGCCGTGGACAGTGATTTTGCAAAAGAAAATGCAATTGAGGTGATCCGCCGGTACGCAGATGAACGGAATGGTGAGTTGGAACTGCTTGTCATAGGTCCGATGACCAATATTGCGATTGCTCTTTCGCTTTATCCGGATATTGCAGAAAAGATCAAGCACATCTGGTTTATGGGTGGGGCGGTAAAAGGAGGGAATGTTTCCACCGCATCTGAATTTAATATCTGGGTGGATCCGGTTGCCGCCAGGCTGGTTCTGGCATCCGGGATTCCCTGCACTATGGTTGGCCTGGATGTGACGGAACTGGCAATTATGAATCATCAGGATGCAGAAGTTTTAAGAAGTATGGGAACGAGAGCTGCGCTGCTGACAGCCGATATTCTGGATTATATGTTCAGACGGCATGAAAAAGGCGGCGAAGCTGCGGTGATGCATGATGCCCTGGCTCTGGCTGCTGCATTGTGTCCGCAGTGTCTGATATGTAATGATTACTTTGTCGATGTTGAGTGTATGGATTCTTATACAGTGGGACATACGGCAGTAGATTTAAGAAATAAACTAGGCCGGAAGCCCAATGTGAAAGTAGCAATGGATATCCATGTCGATTTATTTAAGGAGTGGTTGATTGGCTGCATTGGAAACAGCCGTGAACTATGA